Part of the Gallaecimonas pentaromativorans genome, AGGTCTGCCACCAGGCCTACGCCATCGGTGTTATCCCCCAGCCAACTGCCATCAGCTTGCAGGGCCAAGGTGTTAACCGCGCCAGCAAGTTTAGCCCTTGGGGTTAATCGGCTGGCCCAGGTAAAGGCTTCTTCTTTAAAGGGAACTGTGACATTGGCGCCTTTGAGGCCACCAGCAACCAGGGTGTTGAGGGTCTCGGCGAAACCGCCCAGAGGTGCCAGGGTACGGTCGTAGCTGATATGATCGCCGGCCAATTCGGCAAAACGGGCATGCATGGCGGGAGAACGGCTGTGCTCAACCGGATTGCCAATCACAGTGTAGTGGTCCATAGAAGCGCTTATGTTGAAGTGGTTGAAGTCGAAGATGAGCATATCAGCACACCCCAGTCCTGAACGCACTCCTTATCAGCTGCTCGGCGGAGAGGCGGCGGTGCGCCGGCTGGCCGAGACCTTTTATGACATTATGGCCACCGACCCCAAAGCCGCCGAGCTACTGGCCATTCACCCCCAGCCCATGGATTCCATTCGCCAGCGGTTTTTTGAATTCTTAAGTGGCTGGTTGGGCGGCCCGGGCCTCTTTGAGCAAAAATACGGCCACCCCATGCTAAGGGCCAGGCATATGCCCTTCCCTGTTACCCAGACTCTGCGCGACCAATGGATGTATTGCATGGAAGAAGCGCTGAACCGCGAGGTGAAGCACCCGCCGCTGAAAAAGTCGTTGCTGAACGCCTTCTCGCCCCTGGCGACCCATATGATCAACCAATAAAAAAGCGGCCCGAAGGCCGCTTTTTTATTCCGCCAACCACTCTCGTGGGCGCAGATAATCTTGCAGCTCGGCCTCCCGGCTGCCGGGCTCCGGCTGGTAGCTGTATTCCCAGCGGGCCAGAGGCGGCATGGACATCAGGATGCTCTCGGTACGGCCGCCAGTTTGCAGGCCAAAGAGGGTGCCTCTGTCCCACACCAGATTGAATTCCACATAGCGGCCACGGCGGTAAAGCTGGAACTGGCGCTCGGCCTCGGTGGTGGGAGTATCCTTGCGGCGGCTGATGATTGGCACATAGGCCTGGCAATAGCCCTTGCCCACCGCCTGCATGTAGGCAAAGCAGGTATCGAAATCCCATTGGTTGAGATCGTCAAAGAACAAACCACCCACACCACGGGTTTCGCCCCGGTGTTTGAGATAGAAGTAGTCGTCACACCAGGTTTTAAAGCGCGGGTAGACATCTTCGCCAAAAGGCAACGACAGCTCCTTTGCCACCTGGTGCCAGTGCTTGACGTCGTCCAGCACCGGGTAGAAAGGAGTGAGATCAAACCCGCCGCCAAACCACCACACCGGCTCTTCCCCTTTCTTCTCGGCAAAGAAGAAGCGGACATTGGCATGGCTGGTGGGCACATGGGGGTTTTTGGGGTGGATAACCAAACTAACCCCAAGAGCATGAAAGCTGCGGCCTTCAAGCTCGGGGCGATGCGCCGTGGCTGACGCCGGCATCTTGTCACCAAACACATGGGAAAAGTTGACCCCGCCCTGCTCTATAACGGCCCCGGCCGCCAGTACCCGGGTACGGCCACCGCCGCCACCCGGCCTTTGCCAGGCGTCTTCCACAAACTTGCCTTGGCCGTCGGCCGCTTCCAGTTGGGCGCAGATATCGTCTTGCAGCGCCAACAAAAAGGCTTTTACTTCTTCCAGGCGGGGGTGGCTCATATTAGTCCCTGTACTGCTGGCCGGTAATGGCATCAAAGATCTGGGTGGGCTTTTCAAGGCCGCCAACGTCGCCCTCAATCACCAGTACCGCATCGCCAAAGTGCTGGCGTACCGCCTCGGCGGTCATCAGCGGCGGCTCGCCAGCCTTGTTGCAGCTGGTGGATACGATGGGCTTGCCGTACGCCTCGCAAAGACTGCGCACCAGGGGGTGGTCGCTGACCCTAACCGCCAGGCTGTCATGCTTGCCTTTAAGCCAATCCGGCACGTCGCTTTTAGCGGGCATCACCCAGGTAACCGGGCCAGGCCAGCGGGAAAACACCGCAAAGCGCCGGTCTTGGGGAATGTCGTTGTCACGGATGTATTTGAGGGCGTGGGAATAACTGGCAGCCACCACGATAAGGCCCTTGGCCGGGTCGCGCTCCTTAAGCGCCAGCAAGGCACGGACAGCCTCTTCGTTGTCCGGGTCACAACCCAGGCCAAACACCGCTTCGGTGGGATAGGCGATAAGGCCGCCATTTTGCAGATGTTCTATAACAGCGTCGTACATGGTGGGATGCAGGTAATAAACGTTGGCCACATTCTAGCCCCGTTGCCGGCTGGGTTGAATGCAAGATGGCCTCAGGGCAGCGATTTTTGTCCCTCGCAACCTTTCACCGGGCAACGCAGCACCTCGCGCCCCTTTTGGCTACGCCGCACCATGACCGCCCAACCGCAAACAGGGCAGGGTTCTTGAACCGGCGGATCGTTGAGAACATATTTGCACTTGGGGTAACGGTCACAGGCGTAAAAGGTTTTACCGAAACGGTTAACCCGCTCCAGCAACTCACCTTCGCCGCAACTGGGGCAGGGCGTGCCGGTGTCTTTTTCGTCCTGATCTTCGGCAATGTAATGGCAGGCCGGGAAGGCGCTACACCCGATAAACATGCCATAGCGACCCTGCTTTACTGCCAGCGGCGCACCGCATTGCGGGCATGGCGCTTCGTCGAGCACTTTGAGCACGGCGCTTTCATGGCCCTTGACCGGCCGGGTGTAATCGCACCCCGGATAGCCGCTACAACCAATGAAGCTGCTTTTGCCCACATGGCGCATCACCAGCGCCTGGCCACACTGGGGGCAAGCTTCATCCACGCGCTCGTGGCTGTGGGTGTCAAAGAGACTGTGATCAATTTTGGACATGCACCACCTTTTAACATTGCGGTCACAGGGGTAAGGTTGAGCGTCAGTCGTAGCCCTTGTTGCCAATCCGTATGATCAATGCCCCAGTACCACCGCACATTCTAAACCAGATCCTCGCCAAGGCCGATGCCGGAGACAGTACCGCCCGCCACCAAGCGGCCTTGCTGCTGAGCTGCGCCCCTTTCGTGGCCGCCGATTTAAAGGCGGCAGCCCGATATCAACACGGCGTGGCATTGCCGCCAGCGGTGACCATCAAGACCGCTTATGCCCTTGAACATTGGCCCGAGGCGCAGCTTATTGAGCGGCTGCTGGCGACCCACAACGCCGAAATGCAGCTGCTGGCCGCCCTTATTCTTGATTGCCGGGGCCAAAGGCAACAAGCGCTCGAGCTGATGCAGGGGTTGGACCCCCAGGCTTTGCCACTGCTGGGTTACCTGCTTTCCTACGGTACTGATAACCCGGCAACCTGGCTGGCTAAGAGTCCGGCCCAGCATCCGCTGGTGCAACTTCGCCAGCAGGAGCTCAATGCCCCCTACCCGGCCGTCACTGCCAGCCACACAGAGCTGCCTGCCGGCATGGCGCTAATGGAGAGCTTTATCAGCCCCATGGCCTGCGCCTATCTGAAATGGATTTGTGCCCCCTGGCTGGCGCCGGCACAAACAGTGGACCCTAAGACCGGCAAATCCCTCACTCACCAAATACGAACCAATGCCTCGATGACCTTCAGCAGCGGCCTGGCCTGTCCTTTTGTGATCTGGCTGGAAAGGCAGATAGCCGCGGCAGTTGGCCTGCCGGCTCAATGCCAGGAGGGGACAGGGGTGCTGCATTACCAGCCGGGCCAGGCGTTTCGGCCCCACTTCGATGCCTTCGACCCAAGCCAGGGCGGCGCCCAGCATTTGCTGGCCGACGGCGGGCAACGGGCCACCACGGTGCTGATTTATCTCAACGAAGATTTTACGGGGGGAGAAACCGACTTTCCCCGGCTGAACTTCAGGTTCAGGGGCAAGATGGGTGACTTGCTGACCTTCAGCAACCTAGATGCCGAAGGCCAGCGAGACGAATTGTCCCTTCATCAGGGACTGTCAACCGGTGCTGGCGTGAAGTGGCTGCTATCCAAATGGATAAGGCAGAAGCCCACCGATCACGGCCAGCGCCTGCACGGGTCAGTGTAGAAGCTCGCCCGGTTCCTCAAAGAGCAGGTTTTCCATCTTGGCGTAGGCGTTTTCCTGACCTGGCACGTTAAACAGCACCATCAGCACCACCCACTTGAGGTCTTCAAGGGAGATGGCTGATTGTTCCAGATCCATCAGACGGTCTATCGCCATTTCCCTGGTTTCCCCACTCAGCACCTGGATCTGCTCCAAGAACATCAAAAAACCACGGCACTGGGCGTCCAGGCGCAGCATTTCTTCGTCGGTGTAGATACGGATGCTGTACTGAGGCACATTGACCAGAAAAGGTCTTTCGCCATTTTCCTGCAGCGCTGCCAGACGTTCCAGCCAAGCCAATGCCTTGAAGATCTCTTCATGGCGAAAGCCTGCCCGGGATAACTCGTCGGTGAGCTGCTCGTGGTCCATCATGATTTCCACTTCGGAATGGACATAGTTTTCAAACAAATACATGAGGACATCAAACATGCGACTGCCTCCTCTGTCGGACATACCCGCCCGGGACACGGCACACCAAGCCTTGCATCTCCAGGTCGAGCAAATATGAGAGGACGACTTCCACCGCCAGTTTTGACCGTTCCACGATCTCGTCAAGCGGCGTGGTGTCATCTCCTACATTATCCAGAACCGGATGCGCTGGCAATCCTCGCGACGCTTCCACTGCTTTGATCGGCCCCAAATGCCAGCTCTTTAGGGCCAGCATCACATCTTGTGCATCACTGGCAAGGATTGCCCCTTCTTTGATCAGTTGCAGGCAACCGGCCGCCTGGGGATTAAAGGGCGTACCGGGCACCGCCAGCACCTCGCGCCCCGCTTCTCCCGCCAACCTGGCGGTGATAAGCGACCCAGACTGCATACCGGCTTCAATTACCAGGGTTGCCAGACTCAGACCGGCAATAATGCGATTTCGTTGCGGGAACAGCGGCGCCATGGAGGCGGTGCCCGGCGGCATTTCGCTGATGAGCGCTCCTTGGGCCGCAATTTGCTCGAACAAGGCCTGATGGCGCCGGGGATAGCAGCAATCGAGCCCGCCGGCCAATACTGCCAGGGTCGGTGCGCCGGCATTAAGCGCTAATTGATGAGCAAGGCCATCTATGCCCAGCGCCAGCCCGGACGTAATAGCAAGGCCGCTGCCAAGCAAGGGTTCAAGGATCGCCAGAGCCGAGCGCCCGGCCGGGGTGGGTTTGCGGCTACCCACCACCGCCAGTTGCGGCCTCTCAAGTAGCGCACAATCTCCTCTGACAAAAAGCCGGACCGGCGGCCAGGGGCTTTCGCTCAATAACGCCGGGTAATCGTCGTCCCCCAGAAATAAGAGCCGAACTTCGCTTTGCGCCAACCAAGCCAGAATGCTGTCGACCTTGGCCCAGTCTAGGCTCTGGCGACTCTTGATAAAGCCTGCGGGTACGCCCGCTTGTGCCAACGCATCGGGACTTGCCGCCAACAAAAACGCCGGTGACCAAAAGGCCAGCCGGCGCCACTGTGTTGCCCTGACACCAGGCAGCAGAGATAAGGCCAACTGCTGCCTGATGTCGTCCATGAGGGTTACTCCGGGTTGGTTGCGGTGTCCATCTCGCGAATGGGTTTCTCGGCCTTGAGGATCAGCGCCAGGCTGAGCTTGTCGAAGGTGCGGAACACCATCATGTGGCCAATGGCCTCAGACGGTTGCACCACTGTCACTTCGCTTGGCTTGTTGGAGGAGAACCAGCGGTCAAACACCGAAGCGTCTTCCTTGTACTCCACCTTGTCTTTCATCAGTACCGTGGCCCCGTCGCGGCGGGCATCAAGCACCATGCCGGGGTCGATACCGTCACGGGCGCCTTTGTTGAGGACAACCACGTCAAACTTGCCCAGGGCACGGGTTTTACGGGAAGAGTCGATGATACGGGCATCCACCAGGGCGCCAGGAGCATGGGGCTGGAAGTACACCGGCAGCTCGTGGTCGTCCAGCGGCAGCAGGTAATCGCCGGGGCTTATCTCACGCTCCACCTGCACCACCTTGAGGGAGGCCAAATCGAAGGTTTTACCGTCTTCGGCGTCGCCAATCTGCACTTTTTGGATGTCTTCGGTTTTGACAACCGACACCAGTACCGCCTCGGTTCCCAGATCTTCCTTGGTTTCCGGGTCGATGTAGTGGTTACCCTTGCGGTAGACCCCGTAGAGACGGCCGTTGACCAGGTTGTCGCCACGGGCGTACATCTCCATGTTGGAGGTCAGGCGGCGAGTCAAATCGGCACCGCCCGTTACCCTTGGCGCACCGGCCAACAGATCTTCGTCAATGATCTGCTGATGGGTCAGGAAGTTACGGATGTAAGCGGTTGGCAAGGTGGGAATGGCGTCTTTTTTGTCCACCACCCGTACCGTGGGCGACAACTTCACCATGGGTTTTCTCACCAACTGCGGTACGCCGTCGATGATCACCAAGCTGAGCTTATCCCCTGGATAAATCAGATGAGGGTTATCAACCTGCTCGTTGGATTGCCAGAGCTTTGGCCACAACCATGGGTTTTTCAGGTACTTGGCTGAAATATCCCAAAGAGTGTCGCCTTTTTTAACGACATAGCTCTCTGGAAAATCATTTTTCAATTGTAAATTGTCGGCAAAAGCCAGCCATGTGATGGCCGCCGTCACCAGTGCAAGCAGGATTTTTTTCATTTTTTTCGTCCTTTAGCCAGCCCCTCGCTGGCCGCTGAGAACCTTGGTTGATTATTATGGCTGTCATTGCCAGGTTCAAATGACTAAAATTACAGCATATTAGTCTGGCTTCATATCCATATTAGCGCAGTAATCAGAAACTTATGGCAGTTCTTAACGTTTTGCACTACCCAGATGAGCGTCTCCGTACTGTGGCCAAGCCGGTCGCAGAGGTCAATGACGCCATCCGTGAATTGGTCAGCGACATGTTTGAAACCATGTACGCTGAAAATGGCATTGGTCTGGCCGCTACTCAGGTGGATGTCCACCTGCAGGTGGTGGTGATGGACATCTCCGAAGAGCGCAACGAGCGTCGCGTCTTCATCAATCCCAAAATTATCGAAGCCGATGGCCAGGCCATGGGTGACGAAGGTTGCCTGTCGGTCCCCGGCTCCTATGCCGAGGTCGAGCGTGCCGAACATATCAAGGTCAAAGCTTTGGACGAGCAAGGCCAGGAGTTCATCCTGGAGGCCGACGGCCTCTTAGCCGTGTGTGTCCAGCATGAGCTGGACCATCTCAAAGGCAAGCTCTTCATCGATTACCTCTCTCCGCTCAAACGCGAACGTATTCGCAAGAAGCTGGAAAAAGAGGCCCGTCAACAAGCCCGTCACGCCTCCACCATCTGACAAGGACTCCCTTGACTAAATTGCGTATTGTCTTCGCGGGTACGCCGGATTTCGCGGCCCGCCATCTGTCGTCTTTGCTGGCCAGCCATCACGAAGTGGTGGCGGTGTTCACCCAACCGGACCGCCCGGCTGGGCGCGGCAAAAAGCTCACTCCCAGCCCGGTAAAAGTGCTGGCCGAAGCCCACGGGGTGCCGGTGCACCAGCCGGTTAGCCTGAAAAAGCCCGAGGGCCAAGCCGAGTTGGCTCAATATCAGGCCGACCTGATGGTGGTGGTGGCCTATGGCCTTATTTTGCCGCAAGCGGTGCTGGATATGCCGCGCCTTGGTTGCCTGAACGTGCATGGCTCCTTGCTGCCCCGCTGGCGCGGCGCGGCGCCTATCCAGCGCGCCATCTGGGCCGGCGACAAGGACACCGGGGTCACCATCATGCAGATGGACAAGGGCCTCGATACCGGCGCCATGCTGCAAAGGGCGAGCTTGGCTATTGCAGCCGGTGACACCTCGGCCAGTCTCTACGAGAAGCTGGCCGAGCTTGGCCCTGTGGCGCTACTTGAGACCCTCGACAAGCTCGAGAGCCTGGTGCCGCAAACCCAAGACGACAACCTTGCCAACTACGCAGAAAAACTCAGTAAAGAAGAGGCCCGCGTCGACTGGCACCAAGACGCTGCCTTTATCGAGCGCTGCGTCAGGGCTTTTAACCCCTGGCCGGTCAGCCATTTTGAGGTGCAGGAACAAAGCGTCAAGCTGTGGCAGGCCGAGGTGCTAACCGTCCCCTGTAGCGACAGCCCCGGCACCATCATTGCCAGCGGTAAAAGCGGTATCGACGTTGCCACGGGCAACGGGGTGCTGCGCATCCTGCAATTGCAGCTCCCCAACAAAAAGGCCATGTCTGCCAGCGACGTGCTTAACGCCCGCCAAGATTGGTTTGCCGTTGGCACGGTGCTGTCATGAGCGCCAAGCTGCGCGCTCAGGGCGCCCGGGTGTTGAGCGCGGTACTGGACGAAGGCAAGTCTCTCAATGAAGCCCTGCCCGCCGCCCAGGCAAGCCTTGCCAACCCCAAAGACAAGGCACTACTCCAAGCCCTGTGCTTTGGCGCACTGCGCCAGTACCGCTTGTTGGAGGCGGCTATTGACCAGTTGATGGACAAGCCCCTCAAGGGCAAAACCCGCATTCTGCAGCGGCTGCTGGTGCTGGGGCTCTATCAGCTTTATTTCAGCCGCATTCCGGCTCATGCCGCCGTCGGCGAAACCGTGGCGGCGGCGCCACTGCTGGGCCAGGGCAAACTCAAAGGCCTGGTGAACGGCGTGTTGCGTAACGCCGAGCGCCAAGGTGAGGCTCTGCTGGAAAAGGCCGCCAAGAATAAAGCTGTTGCGACCTTGCACCCCGACTGGCTGATCGCCCGCCTCAAGGCTGCTTATCCGAGCAACTGGCAGGATGTGGTCGAGGCCAACAACCAGCAGGCGCCACTGTGGTTGCGGGTGAACAGCCGCCAGGGCGACAAAACCCAGTACCTTGACGCACTTAGCCAAGCCGGTATCGAGGCAGTAAGTGAAGAGTCACTCACTTGCGGCTTTTATCTTGCCGAAGCCCAGGACGTTACTGCCCTGCCCGGCTTTGCCGGCGGCGCGGTCAGCGTTCAGGATGGCGCCGCCCAATTTGCCGCCCAACTGTTGGCGCCAGTCGACGGTGAGCGTATCCTCGACGCCTGCGCGGCTCCCGGTGGCAAAACCGCCCATATTCTGGAGTTGGCCGACGCCGAGGTAACGGCCCTGGATGTCAGCGAGCAACGCCTGGTGCGGGTGCAGGAAAACCTGGCCCGGCTCAAGCTCAGCGCCAAGGTGGTGGCCGCCGATGCCAGCCAGCGCGACTGGTGGGACGGCAAGGCCTTTGACCGCATTTTGCTGGACGCCCCCTGCTCCGCGACAGGCGTTATCCGCCGCCACCCGGACATCCGCTGGCTGCGCCGCGACCAAGACATCGCCGAGCTGGCTGCCTTGCAGGCCCGTATCCTCGATAACTGCTGGCAGATGCTCAAACCAGGCGGCACCCTGCTCTACGCCACCTGCTCGGTACTGCCCCAGGAAAACCGCGAGCAGGTCAAAGCGTTCCTGGCCCGTACGGCAGATGCCGAGCTGCTGCCGATCAGGGACGACGAGAGCGCACAACAACCCGGCTGGCAGCTGCTGCCCGGACAAAACAAGATGGATGGCTTCTTCTATGCAAGGGTGCTAAAAAAGCCGTAGTCCATTCCAAAGCCCTTTTGAAACGGGAACTTGGGTAATGAAAATCATCATTCTGGGTGCCGGCCAAGTTGGCGGCACCCTGGTTGAAAACCTGGTTGGCGAACAGAACGATATCACCCTGGTCGACCAGAACCTGGAGCGCCTGCGCGAGTTGCAGGACCGATTCGACATCCAGGTGATCCACGGCAATGCCGCCCATCCCGACACCCTGCGCCGGGCCGGCGCCGAAGACGGCGACATGCTGATCGCGGTAACCAACAGCGACGAAACCAACATGATCGCCTGCCAAGTTGCCTATACGCTGTTCCACACCCCCACTAAGATCGCCCGGATCCGCGCCGACCAGTATCTCAAGCAGCGCGACAGCCTTTTTGGAGATGACGCCATCCCGGTGGATCACATCATTTCCCCCGAGTCACTGGTGACCAACTACATCCGTCGCCTGGTGGACTATCCCGGCGCCTTGCAGGTGTTGGACTTTGCCGACGGTAAAGTAGGGCTGGTGGCAGTCAAGGCCTATTACGGCGGGCCTTTGGTGGGTAATGCGCTCTCTACCCTGCGCGAGCACATGCCCAACGTTGATACCCGGGTGGCGGCCATCTTCCGCCAGGGCCGGGCCATCAAACCCCAGGGCACCACGGTGATTGAAGCGGACGACGAAGTGTTTTTTATCGCCGCCTCCAACCATATCCGGGCGGTGATGAGCGAGCTGCAGCGCCTGGAGCAGCCTTATCGCAAAGTGATGATCGCCGGTGGCGGCAACATCGGCGCCGGTCTTGCCAAGCAGCTTGAGAAAAAATACGCGGTCAAACTCATTGAACGCAGCCCGGCCCGCGCCGCTTACCTCTCAGAAAAGCTCAGCGACACCATCGTCTTTACCGGCGACGCCTCCGACCAAGAACTGCTGCTTGAAGAGCACATCGACCAGACCGATGTCTTTATCGCCGTGACCAACGACGATGAGGTGAACATCATGTCGGCGATGCTGGCCAAGCAGTTGGGGGCCCATAAGGTGATGGTGCTTATCCAGCGCGGCGCCTACGTGGATTTGGTGCAAGGCGGCACCATCGACATCGCCATCTCTCCCCAAACCGCCACCATTTCAGCGCTGCTGACCCACATCCGCCGCGCCGACATCGTTAACGTCTACAGCCTGCGTCGGGGCGCGGCCGAGGCCATCGAAACCGTGGCCCACGGCGACCCAGGCACCTCCCATGTGGTGGGCCGGGCGGTGGCGGATATCAAGTTGCCGCCGGGTGCCAGTATCGGCGCCATAGTGCGAGACGACGAAGTGCTGATCGCCCACGACAAGACCATTATCGAAAGCGGCGACCATGTGATTTTGTTCCTGGTGAACAAGCAGCACATCACAGCGGTCGAGAAACTGTTCCAGCCCAGCGCTTTGTTCTTCTAGGCCGCCCATGTTCAATTACAAACCTGTCCTGTTCATCATCGGTGTCTTTCTCAACGTACTGGCGGTGATGATGCTGCTGCCCACTGCCCTGGCCTTTTGGGACGGCGAACACGGCACAGTGCAGTTTTTGGAATCGGCCGCTCTTACCTATGCTGCGGCGCTGTTGTGTATGGCCAAAGGCAGCCGGGAGCTGGGGCGGTTCAAGGTGCGGGACATGTTCTTGCTCACTTCCATGACCTGGGTGCTGGTATCAGGTTTTGCCGCCCTGCCGCTGGTGTTTGTGGAGCACATTTCCTACACCGATGCTTTTTTTGAGACCATGTCCGGCATCACCACCACCGGCTCAACGGTGCTCACCGGCCTAGACACCATGCCTCATTCCATCCTGCTGTGGCGTTCGTTGCTGCAATGGCTAGGCGGCGTGGGTTTTATCGTGATGGGGGTAGCAGTACTGCCTTTCTTAGGGGTTGGTGGCATGCGGCTGTTTCGCACCGAGTCTTCGGAGTGGACCGACAAAAGCGCGCCGCGCACCGCCACTCTGGCCCGGGACATCCTCTGGGTTTATCTCACCCTTACCGGCCTTTGCCTGCTCTGCTACTGGCTGTCGGGCATGAACTGGTTTGATGCCGTCAACCACGCCATGACCACCATTTCCACCGGTGGTTATTCCACCTCAGACGCCTCCATGGCGCACTTTGGCAAAGCCAGCCACTGGGTGGGTACGTTATTTATGATGACCGGCGGCATGCCCTTTTTGCTGCTGGTAAATGCGGTGCGTAAAAACCACTGGAATCTGTGGCGAGACGAGCAGTTCCGGGGCTACGTGCTGTTTTTAACGACGGTGTCGGTGGTGCTGGCAACCTGGATGACCCTGCATTCCGGCGAGCCCTTCCTCGATGCACTGCGGATGTCGGCCTTTAACGTAGTGTCAGTGGTCACCACCACCGGCTATGCCCTCACCGACTACAGCCTGTGGGGGCCTTTTGCTGTTACCGCCTTCTTGCTACTGATGTTTGTGGGCGGCTGCTCTGGGTCAACCTCGGGAGGCATCAAGATCTTCCGCTTCCAGTTGGCGGCCGGCATGTTGCACTTGCAGCTCAAGCAGCTTATTCACCCCAATGCGGTATTTGTGCAGAACTACAACCGCCGGCCAGTGAGCGACGACATCATCCGCTCCCTGGTGGCGTTCAGCTTCGC contains:
- a CDS encoding group II truncated hemoglobin, with translation MSISAHPSPERTPYQLLGGEAAVRRLAETFYDIMATDPKAAELLAIHPQPMDSIRQRFFEFLSGWLGGPGLFEQKYGHPMLRARHMPFPVTQTLRDQWMYCMEEALNREVKHPPLKKSLLNAFSPLATHMINQ
- the hemF gene encoding oxygen-dependent coproporphyrinogen oxidase, translating into MSHPRLEEVKAFLLALQDDICAQLEAADGQGKFVEDAWQRPGGGGGRTRVLAAGAVIEQGGVNFSHVFGDKMPASATAHRPELEGRSFHALGVSLVIHPKNPHVPTSHANVRFFFAEKKGEEPVWWFGGGFDLTPFYPVLDDVKHWHQVAKELSLPFGEDVYPRFKTWCDDYFYLKHRGETRGVGGLFFDDLNQWDFDTCFAYMQAVGKGYCQAYVPIISRRKDTPTTEAERQFQLYRRGRYVEFNLVWDRGTLFGLQTGGRTESILMSMPPLARWEYSYQPEPGSREAELQDYLRPREWLAE
- a CDS encoding Sua5/YciO/YrdC/YwlC family protein; translated protein: MYDAVIEHLQNGGLIAYPTEAVFGLGCDPDNEEAVRALLALKERDPAKGLIVVAASYSHALKYIRDNDIPQDRRFAVFSRWPGPVTWVMPAKSDVPDWLKGKHDSLAVRVSDHPLVRSLCEAYGKPIVSTSCNKAGEPPLMTAEAVRQHFGDAVLVIEGDVGGLEKPTQIFDAITGQQYRD
- a CDS encoding topoisomerase DNA-binding C4 zinc finger domain-containing protein produces the protein MSKIDHSLFDTHSHERVDEACPQCGQALVMRHVGKSSFIGCSGYPGCDYTRPVKGHESAVLKVLDEAPCPQCGAPLAVKQGRYGMFIGCSAFPACHYIAEDQDEKDTGTPCPSCGEGELLERVNRFGKTFYACDRYPKCKYVLNDPPVQEPCPVCGWAVMVRRSQKGREVLRCPVKGCEGQKSLP
- a CDS encoding 2OG-Fe(II) oxygenase, which translates into the protein MINAPVPPHILNQILAKADAGDSTARHQAALLLSCAPFVAADLKAAARYQHGVALPPAVTIKTAYALEHWPEAQLIERLLATHNAEMQLLAALILDCRGQRQQALELMQGLDPQALPLLGYLLSYGTDNPATWLAKSPAQHPLVQLRQQELNAPYPAVTASHTELPAGMALMESFISPMACAYLKWICAPWLAPAQTVDPKTGKSLTHQIRTNASMTFSSGLACPFVIWLERQIAAAVGLPAQCQEGTGVLHYQPGQAFRPHFDAFDPSQGGAQHLLADGGQRATTVLIYLNEDFTGGETDFPRLNFRFRGKMGDLLTFSNLDAEGQRDELSLHQGLSTGAGVKWLLSKWIRQKPTDHGQRLHGSV
- a CDS encoding DUF494 family protein; amino-acid sequence: MFDVLMYLFENYVHSEVEIMMDHEQLTDELSRAGFRHEEIFKALAWLERLAALQENGERPFLVNVPQYSIRIYTDEEMLRLDAQCRGFLMFLEQIQVLSGETREMAIDRLMDLEQSAISLEDLKWVVLMVLFNVPGQENAYAKMENLLFEEPGELLH
- the dprA gene encoding DNA-processing protein DprA, translating into MDDIRQQLALSLLPGVRATQWRRLAFWSPAFLLAASPDALAQAGVPAGFIKSRQSLDWAKVDSILAWLAQSEVRLLFLGDDDYPALLSESPWPPVRLFVRGDCALLERPQLAVVGSRKPTPAGRSALAILEPLLGSGLAITSGLALGIDGLAHQLALNAGAPTLAVLAGGLDCCYPRRHQALFEQIAAQGALISEMPPGTASMAPLFPQRNRIIAGLSLATLVIEAGMQSGSLITARLAGEAGREVLAVPGTPFNPQAAGCLQLIKEGAILASDAQDVMLALKSWHLGPIKAVEASRGLPAHPVLDNVGDDTTPLDEIVERSKLAVEVVLSYLLDLEMQGLVCRVPGGYVRQRRQSHV
- a CDS encoding LysM peptidoglycan-binding domain-containing protein, giving the protein MKKILLALVTAAITWLAFADNLQLKNDFPESYVVKKGDTLWDISAKYLKNPWLWPKLWQSNEQVDNPHLIYPGDKLSLVIIDGVPQLVRKPMVKLSPTVRVVDKKDAIPTLPTAYIRNFLTHQQIIDEDLLAGAPRVTGGADLTRRLTSNMEMYARGDNLVNGRLYGVYRKGNHYIDPETKEDLGTEAVLVSVVKTEDIQKVQIGDAEDGKTFDLASLKVVQVEREISPGDYLLPLDDHELPVYFQPHAPGALVDARIIDSSRKTRALGKFDVVVLNKGARDGIDPGMVLDARRDGATVLMKDKVEYKEDASVFDRWFSSNKPSEVTVVQPSEAIGHMMVFRTFDKLSLALILKAEKPIREMDTATNPE
- the def gene encoding peptide deformylase, giving the protein MAVLNVLHYPDERLRTVAKPVAEVNDAIRELVSDMFETMYAENGIGLAATQVDVHLQVVVMDISEERNERRVFINPKIIEADGQAMGDEGCLSVPGSYAEVERAEHIKVKALDEQGQEFILEADGLLAVCVQHELDHLKGKLFIDYLSPLKRERIRKKLEKEARQQARHASTI
- the fmt gene encoding methionyl-tRNA formyltransferase, with protein sequence MTKLRIVFAGTPDFAARHLSSLLASHHEVVAVFTQPDRPAGRGKKLTPSPVKVLAEAHGVPVHQPVSLKKPEGQAELAQYQADLMVVVAYGLILPQAVLDMPRLGCLNVHGSLLPRWRGAAPIQRAIWAGDKDTGVTIMQMDKGLDTGAMLQRASLAIAAGDTSASLYEKLAELGPVALLETLDKLESLVPQTQDDNLANYAEKLSKEEARVDWHQDAAFIERCVRAFNPWPVSHFEVQEQSVKLWQAEVLTVPCSDSPGTIIASGKSGIDVATGNGVLRILQLQLPNKKAMSASDVLNARQDWFAVGTVLS
- the rsmB gene encoding 16S rRNA (cytosine(967)-C(5))-methyltransferase RsmB codes for the protein MSAKLRAQGARVLSAVLDEGKSLNEALPAAQASLANPKDKALLQALCFGALRQYRLLEAAIDQLMDKPLKGKTRILQRLLVLGLYQLYFSRIPAHAAVGETVAAAPLLGQGKLKGLVNGVLRNAERQGEALLEKAAKNKAVATLHPDWLIARLKAAYPSNWQDVVEANNQQAPLWLRVNSRQGDKTQYLDALSQAGIEAVSEESLTCGFYLAEAQDVTALPGFAGGAVSVQDGAAQFAAQLLAPVDGERILDACAAPGGKTAHILELADAEVTALDVSEQRLVRVQENLARLKLSAKVVAADASQRDWWDGKAFDRILLDAPCSATGVIRRHPDIRWLRRDQDIAELAALQARILDNCWQMLKPGGTLLYATCSVLPQENREQVKAFLARTADAELLPIRDDESAQQPGWQLLPGQNKMDGFFYARVLKKP